From the Flavobacterium galactosidilyticum genome, one window contains:
- a CDS encoding DUF1905 domain-containing protein, whose protein sequence is MNFIVENEKLEIQYIPGNGAWTYQLIIPNTKNIKGKWGDLKVSGKIDNFEIKNKNLGPMKNSDKKMALNSEIRNSIGKGAGDFVNVTLFLENQNEEKTNENEMIFECFKDAEVLSIFNKLKIDEQNEIILSINSTATENQKVEKIVKFIAKLEQLN, encoded by the coding sequence ATGAATTTTATTGTAGAAAATGAAAAATTAGAAATTCAATATATTCCAGGAAATGGTGCTTGGACTTATCAACTTATTATACCAAATACTAAAAACATAAAAGGAAAATGGGGTGATCTAAAAGTTTCTGGTAAAATTGACAATTTCGAAATCAAAAATAAGAATTTAGGTCCAATGAAAAACTCCGACAAAAAAATGGCGTTAAACTCTGAAATTAGAAATTCTATTGGAAAAGGCGCTGGAGATTTTGTCAATGTTACACTTTTTCTTGAAAATCAAAACGAAGAAAAAACTAATGAAAATGAAATGATTTTTGAATGTTTCAAAGATGCTGAAGTATTGAGTATATTCAACAAACTCAAAATTGACGAACAAAATGAAATAATTCTGAGCATAAATTCAACCGCTACAGAAAATCAGAAAGTGGAAAAAATCGTGAAATTTATTGCAAAACTTGAACAATTAAATTAA
- a CDS encoding serine hydrolase domain-containing protein: protein MKLKILLGLLLSFNLTFGQTQKIKKLDGSEISASEIDKVVKRLMDTANVQGLDLAILNNKKTVFIKSYGYKNKINAELLDTSTVMYGASFSKAVFAYLTMKLVQENIIDLDKPIYKYLSKPISEYEYFSDLKSDDRWKLITARMCLSHTTGLPNVRWLHPTTGVEDTLGVIKIYFKPGTKYAYSGEGLKLLQLVEEEITNKTVEDLAIEQVFKPIGMTRTGYTWHKEFDDNYAIGHLEDGNLNPKKKRTTPVASGSLVTTISDYSKFIEFVMQQKGLSKKLYKEMLSPQIRIYSKVQFPTITKEFTTENKAIDLSYGLGWGLLKCKYGKAFFKEGHDDAWRNYNINFIDKGISIIIMTNSANGELIFKELLETLIGDTFTPWKWEAYFPYDYKK from the coding sequence ATGAAACTAAAAATCTTACTTGGACTGTTACTTTCGTTCAACTTGACATTTGGACAAACTCAAAAAATAAAAAAACTTGATGGAAGTGAAATTTCAGCATCCGAAATTGACAAAGTAGTTAAACGCCTTATGGACACAGCAAATGTTCAAGGATTAGATTTAGCAATTCTCAATAACAAAAAAACAGTTTTTATTAAATCTTACGGATACAAAAATAAAATTAATGCTGAACTTTTGGACACGAGTACAGTAATGTACGGTGCGTCTTTCAGTAAAGCAGTTTTTGCATATCTGACAATGAAACTTGTTCAAGAAAACATAATAGACTTGGACAAACCAATTTATAAATATTTGAGCAAACCAATTTCCGAGTATGAATATTTTTCAGACCTAAAATCTGATGATAGGTGGAAATTAATTACAGCCAGAATGTGTTTAAGTCATACCACAGGACTTCCTAATGTTAGATGGTTGCATCCAACCACAGGAGTTGAAGATACACTTGGAGTAATTAAAATTTACTTTAAACCAGGGACAAAATATGCATATTCAGGTGAAGGATTAAAACTCTTACAATTAGTAGAAGAAGAAATAACTAATAAAACAGTTGAAGATTTAGCCATTGAACAAGTATTTAAGCCAATTGGAATGACAAGAACAGGTTATACTTGGCACAAAGAATTTGATGATAATTATGCAATTGGACATTTAGAAGATGGAAATTTAAACCCCAAGAAAAAACGAACTACGCCTGTTGCAAGCGGTTCCTTAGTGACGACAATTTCCGACTATTCAAAATTTATTGAATTTGTAATGCAACAAAAAGGGTTAAGTAAAAAATTATACAAGGAGATGCTTTCGCCTCAAATTAGAATTTACTCAAAAGTTCAATTTCCGACTATAACAAAAGAATTTACAACAGAAAACAAAGCAATTGACTTATCATATGGTTTGGGTTGGGGTCTTTTAAAATGTAAATATGGAAAAGCATTCTTCAAAGAAGGACACGATGATGCTTGGAGAAATTATAATATCAACTTCATTGATAAGGGAATTTCAATAATTATAATGACAAATAGTGCGAACGGTGAACTAATATTTAAAGAACTTTTAGAAACATTAATTGGAGACACATTTACACCGTGGAAATGGGAAGCATATTTTCCATACGACTATAAAAAGTAG
- a CDS encoding GyrI-like domain-containing protein → MKTIDKNISTFGLLTELTKSQTDNFEIIKTHWKKFNAELKKYNLIQNRGNWEKYGITFKKNEKYFYLTTIPQNEMIFPEHFVNKEIPKGEYEIFTHKGKMENIKLTIHNIYKNILPKSNLMIEQHSKSGFIHFEKYDYRFGWDKPNSEIDIYLPIKTNKNEEL, encoded by the coding sequence ATGAAAACCATTGACAAAAACATATCGACTTTTGGACTTTTGACAGAGCTTACAAAATCTCAAACTGACAATTTTGAGATTATAAAAACTCATTGGAAAAAGTTCAACGCTGAATTGAAAAAATATAACTTAATTCAAAACCGTGGAAATTGGGAGAAATATGGAATTACTTTTAAGAAAAACGAAAAGTATTTTTACTTGACTACAATTCCACAAAACGAAATGATTTTTCCTGAACATTTTGTAAATAAAGAAATTCCAAAAGGCGAATACGAGATTTTTACGCACAAAGGAAAAATGGAAAATATCAAGCTGACAATTCACAATATTTATAAAAATATTTTACCCAAATCAAATCTGATGATAGAACAACATTCAAAATCAGGTTTTATCCATTTTGAAAAGTATGACTATCGTTTTGGTTGGGACAAACCGAATTCTGAAATCGACATTTATTTGCCAATAAAGACGAACAAGAATGAAGAATTATAA
- a CDS encoding formylglycine-generating enzyme family protein has protein sequence MNTANTEISFSSIINDQMVEIPSGEIELRDDRTKQKWTVQVNPFLLGKFPVTQELYFDITKEEPSTIKGNKYPVETITWNDAVIFCNKLSIQTGLNPCYAVTDEYEEITFDKTANGFRLPTEAEWEYACKAGETKIRYGELNKIAWYKDNSSMTSHIVGQKEPNSWGLYDMLGNVWEWCSDIYDETVYGSYRIFRGGGWADEERSVMATTRRRSHPLKFKIDDLGFRIARNKTEKTTNR, from the coding sequence ATGAATACAGCCAATACAGAAATATCTTTTAGTTCAATTATAAATGACCAAATGGTAGAAATACCAAGTGGAGAAATTGAGTTGAGAGATGACAGAACAAAACAGAAATGGACAGTTCAAGTAAATCCGTTTTTGCTTGGAAAATTTCCAGTAACACAAGAATTGTATTTTGACATTACAAAGGAAGAACCAAGTACAATTAAAGGAAATAAATATCCTGTTGAAACTATTACTTGGAACGACGCAGTAATTTTTTGCAATAAGTTATCAATACAAACAGGACTAAATCCTTGTTATGCGGTTACAGATGAATACGAAGAAATTACTTTTGACAAAACAGCAAATGGATTTCGTTTGCCGACAGAAGCGGAATGGGAATATGCTTGTAAAGCAGGTGAAACTAAAATAAGATATGGAGAATTGAATAAAATTGCTTGGTACAAAGACAACTCGTCAATGACATCGCATATCGTTGGACAAAAAGAACCGAACTCTTGGGGACTTTATGATATGCTTGGCAACGTTTGGGAATGGTGTTCAGACATCTATGACGAAACCGTTTATGGCTCATATAGAATTTTTAGAGGTGGCGGTTGGGCAGACGAAGAACGAAGTGTAATGGCGACAACTCGAAGAAGAAGTCATCCACTAAAATTTAAAATTGACGACCTTGGATTTAGAATTGCGAGAAATAAGACAGAAAAAACAACGAACCGCTAA
- a CDS encoding restriction endonuclease — MNPRQFEEFVCEHFRQQGYKTELTTYSNDYGIDGFAIKGKQKIAIQSKMYGHTTRKINRQMVMELHGAKDFFDCTKAVIATDGIFLQDALVVAEKLKIEILYLNQMQKSTSTIITATKNKNDKTFEQIWEDYIIPLQGKILKRNSGETNQIIKADWSGIERKTSNGNNGKIKIEIIKQAVNKLLTDGSITRDYINQNYVGRASSGIILILSQVPFFKLTEKPTGLKYEK; from the coding sequence ATGAACCCAAGACAATTTGAAGAATTTGTTTGTGAACATTTTCGCCAACAAGGATATAAAACAGAACTTACTACTTACAGCAACGATTATGGAATTGACGGCTTCGCTATTAAGGGAAAGCAGAAAATTGCTATACAATCAAAAATGTACGGGCATACAACAAGAAAAATTAACCGACAAATGGTAATGGAACTTCACGGTGCTAAAGATTTTTTTGATTGCACAAAAGCAGTTATAGCAACAGACGGAATTTTTCTTCAAGACGCTTTGGTTGTAGCTGAAAAATTGAAAATTGAAATTCTGTATTTAAATCAAATGCAGAAAAGTACTTCCACAATTATAACGGCAACAAAAAACAAGAACGACAAAACATTTGAGCAAATTTGGGAAGACTACATAATTCCTCTTCAAGGCAAAATATTGAAAAGAAATAGTGGAGAAACAAATCAAATAATTAAAGCAGATTGGAGCGGAATAGAACGCAAAACCTCAAATGGAAATAATGGAAAAATTAAAATAGAAATAATTAAACAAGCTGTAAATAAACTTTTGACAGATGGTTCAATAACTCGTGACTACATTAATCAAAACTATGTCGGACGAGCATCTTCTGGTATAATTTTGATTTTATCTCAAGTACCATTTTTCAAATTGACTGAAAAACCAACTGGATTGAAATATGAAAAGTAA
- a CDS encoding GNAT family N-acetyltransferase, translated as MKIKFNPIIVKLKNAKEVKIRSAEISDAENLLKTIKKYIVDSEFIPKLFDEIKLTIQQEEDWINSFIQKENSLLLIAEYESEIIGNIDITGSSRVIMQHTGVIGMGMLTEWRNSGLGTQLMKHSINWAKENPILELLWLQVYCENELGVSLYRKMNFKENGIIKNYFKLNGKYYDNLTMSLSLK; from the coding sequence ATGAAAATAAAATTTAATCCAATAATAGTTAAACTGAAAAACGCAAAAGAAGTAAAAATTAGAAGTGCTGAAATTTCTGATGCTGAAAATCTATTGAAAACTATTAAAAAATATATAGTTGATAGTGAATTTATTCCAAAACTTTTTGATGAAATTAAACTTACAATTCAACAAGAAGAAGACTGGATAAATTCATTTATTCAAAAAGAAAATTCATTGTTATTAATTGCCGAATATGAAAGTGAAATTATCGGAAATATTGATATTACAGGAAGTTCTAGAGTAATTATGCAACATACTGGAGTTATAGGAATGGGAATGTTAACAGAATGGAGAAATTCTGGTTTAGGAACTCAACTAATGAAACATTCTATCAATTGGGCAAAAGAAAATCCAATATTAGAACTTTTATGGCTTCAAGTTTATTGCGAAAATGAATTAGGTGTAAGTTTATATAGAAAAATGAACTTTAAAGAAAATGGAATTATAAAAAATTACTTTAAACTAAATGGAAAATACTATGATAATTTAACAATGAGTTTATCATTAAAATAA
- a CDS encoding DUF3781 domain-containing protein — protein sequence MKNYKKEIIDKICYTELVYGRIAKKLNIELSKERIEKLISTIIIETDETNFQKTGKNIYITNNEKNIRLTINSYTNRIITADRLNKIITKEKTTNS from the coding sequence ATGAAGAATTATAAAAAAGAGATTATTGACAAAATTTGTTACACTGAACTTGTTTATGGACGAATTGCCAAGAAATTAAATATAGAACTCTCAAAAGAAAGAATTGAAAAGCTAATTTCAACAATAATTATAGAAACTGACGAAACAAATTTTCAAAAAACAGGAAAAAATATTTACATAACAAACAATGAAAAAAACATTCGGTTGACAATAAATTCTTATACGAACAGAATAATTACAGCCGACAGATTAAACAAAATAATAACGAAAGAAAAAACAACGAACAGCTAA
- a CDS encoding DUF4180 domain-containing protein, which translates to MKIKTHDINETKIAELISEDTLINNIEDGLDFLGNLYYQDFDKIIIYDKNITPDFFDLKSGIAGEILQKFSNYRVRLAIVGDFSKYTSKSVNDFIYESNKGKQINFVPSQSEAVKILTNK; encoded by the coding sequence ATGAAAATTAAAACCCACGATATAAACGAAACAAAAATTGCCGAATTGATTTCGGAAGATACTCTTATAAACAACATTGAAGATGGACTAGACTTCTTGGGGAACTTATACTACCAAGACTTTGATAAGATTATAATTTACGACAAAAATATTACGCCTGACTTTTTCGACCTAAAAAGCGGTATTGCAGGTGAAATACTTCAAAAGTTTTCCAATTATCGTGTACGTTTAGCTATCGTTGGAGACTTCTCAAAATATACAAGCAAGAGTGTTAATGACTTCATCTATGAAAGCAACAAAGGCAAACAAATCAACTTTGTTCCTTCACAATCGGAAGCAGTAAAGATATTGACAAATAAATGA
- a CDS encoding GNAT family N-acetyltransferase, translated as MKIKFNPIIVKLKNAKEVKIRSAEISDAENLLKTIKKYIVDSEFIPKLFDEIKLTIQQEEDWINSFIQKENSLLLIAEYESEIIGNIDITGSSRVIMQHTGVIGMGMLTEWRNSGLGTQLMKHSINWAKENPILELLWLQVYCENELGVSLYRKMNFKENGIIKNYFKLNGKYYDNLTMSLSLK; from the coding sequence ATGAAAATAAAATTTAATCCAATAATTGTTAAACTGAAAAACGCAAAAGAAGTAAAAATTAGAAGTGCTGAAATTTCTGATGCTGAAAATCTATTGAAAACTATTAAAAAATATATAGTTGATAGTGAATTTATTCCAAAACTTTTTGATGAAATTAAACTTACAATTCAACAAGAAGAAGACTGGATAAATTCATTTATTCAAAAAGAAAATTCATTGTTATTAATTGCCGAATATGAAAGTGAAATTATCGGAAATATTGATATTACAGGAAGTTCTAGAGTAATTATGCAACATACTGGAGTTATAGGAATGGGAATGTTAACAGAATGGAGAAATTCTGGTTTAGGAACTCAACTAATGAAACATTCTATCAATTGGGCAAAAGAAAATCCAATATTAGAACTTTTATGGCTTCAAGTTTATTGCGAAAATGAATTAGGTGTAAGTTTATATAGAAAAATGAACTTTAAAGAAAATGGAATTATAAAAAATTACTTTAAACTAAATGGAAAATACTATGATAATTTAACAATGAGTTTATCATTAAAATAA
- a CDS encoding LapA family protein, translating into MKNISTRQIIDIVLLILLLIFIGQNLESVKVKFIAFGFEMPLVILIAIVFFIGYYTAKAFNKNK; encoded by the coding sequence ATGAAAAATATCTCAACTCGTCAAATTATTGACATCGTTTTATTGATTTTACTACTCATTTTCATTGGTCAAAATCTTGAAAGTGTAAAGGTAAAATTTATTGCATTTGGCTTTGAAATGCCCTTAGTCATTCTCATAGCCATCGTATTTTTCATTGGATATTACACCGCAAAAGCATTTAACAAAAACAAATAA
- a CDS encoding AraC family transcriptional regulator has translation MNYQTYKPHSDLEALVKFYWTLEVPFDRNNQKQKIIPDGCIEMTFNLGDKIKRYTSETEFIFNPNAMVMGQRTKSYFIEPVGNVDTIAICFYPHGFSNFVNLPLENLVDQETPIQDVFNEIQANVLEENIIKSTSTKERIGIIETFLLNKLNEEATIENIVKTTVDTLLTTNGNISINVILKDNLSKRRQLERHFKKQIGISPKQLGKVIRLQATLQMLVSKKSETLTDIAYENEYFDQNHFIKDFKEFVGITPKEFLGNENMALSTLFYK, from the coding sequence ATGAACTATCAGACATATAAGCCACATTCAGACTTAGAAGCCTTAGTAAAATTTTATTGGACATTGGAAGTGCCGTTTGACAGAAATAATCAAAAACAAAAAATTATTCCTGACGGTTGCATTGAAATGACTTTTAACCTTGGCGATAAGATTAAAAGATATACTTCGGAAACGGAATTTATTTTCAATCCTAATGCTATGGTAATGGGACAAAGAACCAAATCCTATTTTATAGAACCAGTTGGCAATGTTGACACTATTGCAATTTGCTTTTATCCACATGGGTTTTCAAACTTCGTAAACTTGCCACTTGAAAATTTAGTTGACCAAGAAACACCAATTCAAGATGTTTTTAATGAAATTCAAGCAAATGTATTAGAGGAAAATATTATTAAATCAACAAGTACAAAAGAACGCATAGGGATCATTGAGACATTTCTTCTTAACAAATTAAACGAAGAAGCCACTATTGAAAATATCGTCAAAACTACAGTTGATACACTTTTGACCACAAACGGAAACATATCAATTAATGTTATTTTGAAAGATAATCTCTCAAAAAGAAGACAACTCGAAAGACATTTTAAAAAACAAATTGGAATAAGTCCTAAACAGTTAGGTAAGGTAATTCGTTTACAAGCGACATTACAAATGTTAGTCAGTAAAAAATCCGAAACTTTGACTGATATTGCTTACGAGAATGAATATTTCGACCAAAATCACTTTATAAAAGACTTCAAAGAATTTGTTGGAATTACCCCAAAAGAATTTTTAGGAAATGAAAATATGGCTCTTTCTACCCTTTTCTATAAATAA
- a CDS encoding GTPase yields MSENIGKIIEDAIKKAMKDRGEVNVLIAGKTGVGKSTLINAVFQGNFATTGQGKPVTQETREIKKDGIPLTLYDTRGLELQKFDETFKELESFVTQKNNDSDPMKHIHMAWICIDESSRRVEDAEIELCKILSKHMPVIVIITKASADKGFRLEVQNLLKSAKNVIRVNSLAQTLDDGHIIKPTGLNELVELAMEIVPEGQKNAFVAAQRVSITQKKNKSHAIVVAAASAAAGAGAVPIPFSDAALLVPIQVGMLAGITAVFGFDLNKSFLSTLVSSTITGAGATLIGKTIVSNLLKMFPGAGSIAGGAIAAATASALTVAFGEAYISTLSYLLKDKDITEISQDDILAELKKRYEK; encoded by the coding sequence ATGTCTGAAAATATTGGAAAAATAATCGAAGATGCAATTAAGAAAGCAATGAAAGATAGAGGCGAAGTAAATGTACTAATTGCAGGTAAAACTGGCGTTGGAAAATCAACTCTAATTAATGCTGTTTTTCAAGGGAATTTTGCAACAACTGGGCAAGGTAAACCAGTGACTCAAGAGACCAGAGAAATAAAAAAAGATGGAATACCTTTAACTTTATACGATACTAGAGGTTTAGAACTTCAAAAATTTGATGAAACATTTAAAGAGCTTGAAAGTTTTGTAACTCAAAAAAACAATGATTCTGACCCAATGAAACATATACATATGGCTTGGATATGTATTGATGAAAGCTCTAGAAGAGTTGAGGATGCAGAAATTGAACTTTGTAAAATTCTTTCAAAACATATGCCTGTTATTGTAATTATAACAAAAGCATCTGCTGATAAAGGTTTTAGATTGGAAGTCCAAAATCTTTTGAAGTCTGCCAAAAATGTTATTCGTGTCAATTCTTTAGCCCAAACTTTAGATGATGGTCATATTATTAAACCTACGGGTTTAAATGAACTTGTGGAATTAGCAATGGAAATAGTTCCCGAAGGACAAAAAAATGCTTTTGTAGCTGCGCAAAGAGTAAGTATAACTCAGAAAAAAAACAAATCTCACGCTATTGTCGTTGCGGCGGCTTCTGCTGCTGCTGGCGCAGGAGCAGTTCCAATACCATTTTCAGACGCTGCACTTTTAGTTCCAATTCAAGTCGGAATGTTAGCAGGAATAACTGCTGTTTTTGGTTTTGATTTAAACAAATCCTTTTTATCCACATTAGTTTCTTCCACAATTACGGGAGCAGGTGCAACTTTAATTGGAAAAACAATAGTTTCAAATTTATTGAAAATGTTTCCTGGAGCAGGCAGCATTGCGGGTGGCGCTATTGCCGCTGCAACAGCTTCAGCACTTACTGTGGCTTTTGGAGAAGCATATATTTCAACCTTATCTTACTTACTAAAGGATAAAGACATAACTGAAATTAGTCAAGATGATATTTTAGCAGAGTTAAAAAAAAGATATGAAAAATAA
- a CDS encoding DUF7010 family protein, giving the protein MTDNKRTLEEQKEEFKRKKLLASPIAGLIAWLIVAISGFFFPDNITVWVLFIATGSIVYLAMGISKLTGEDYLDKSKPKNTFDTLFFLTVAQAILVYSIAIPFFIEDYTSLPLTVGILTGLMWVPLTWIIDHWVGLFHSILRTILILVLWYLFPSDRFITIPIAIVIVYILSIIILKNRKFKL; this is encoded by the coding sequence ATGACAGACAATAAACGAACACTTGAAGAACAAAAAGAAGAATTTAAACGAAAGAAACTTTTAGCATCTCCGATTGCTGGATTAATTGCGTGGTTAATTGTTGCTATTTCAGGATTTTTTTTTCCTGACAATATTACTGTTTGGGTTTTGTTTATAGCAACAGGCTCGATTGTCTACTTAGCTATGGGAATTTCAAAGTTGACTGGTGAAGACTATCTTGACAAAAGCAAGCCTAAAAATACTTTTGACACTCTTTTTTTTCTTACAGTTGCCCAAGCGATTTTAGTGTATTCAATCGCAATACCATTTTTTATTGAAGACTATACATCTCTTCCATTAACGGTTGGAATTTTGACAGGGCTAATGTGGGTTCCATTGACTTGGATTATTGACCATTGGGTTGGACTATTTCATTCAATTTTGAGGACAATTTTAATTTTAGTTCTTTGGTATTTATTTCCTTCTGACAGATTTATAACAATTCCAATAGCTATTGTTATAGTATATATCCTATCAATTATAATTTTGAAAAACAGAAAATTTAAACTATAA
- a CDS encoding VOC family protein, translating to MAIRNLIIVTIILGFSLASCTNPNNKKANSETTAKDTLTNSNVKDMKSYISMFEIPATDISRAVNFYQAILDIKIEKMDVEGMQMGILPYEDQLVTGVIIKADGYKPSADGVTIYLNGGDNLQIILDKVEKSGGKILTQKTAHADGSGFFAIFIDSEGNKMALNSPN from the coding sequence ATGGCAATAAGAAATTTAATAATTGTAACAATAATTTTGGGTTTTTCCCTTGCTTCATGTACAAACCCTAACAATAAAAAGGCAAATTCGGAAACAACAGCAAAAGACACATTAACAAATTCAAATGTAAAAGATATGAAAAGTTATATTTCAATGTTTGAAATTCCAGCAACGGATATTTCAAGAGCAGTTAATTTTTACCAAGCAATATTGGACATTAAAATTGAAAAAATGGATGTTGAAGGAATGCAAATGGGAATATTGCCATATGAAGATCAATTAGTTACAGGAGTGATCATAAAAGCTGACGGATATAAACCTTCGGCTGACGGTGTAACTATTTATTTAAACGGTGGCGACAATCTTCAAATCATTCTTGACAAGGTTGAAAAAAGTGGTGGCAAAATCTTAACACAAAAAACTGCTCATGCAGACGGCAGTGGATTTTTTGCTATTTTCATTGACTCTGAGGGAAATAAAATGGCACTTAATTCGCCTAACTAA
- a CDS encoding DUF262 domain-containing protein encodes MTDIKDTKAYSINDFLNWYDNDELILSPKYQRNAVWGNNAKSYLIDTIIRGFPIPQIFLRQSIDTNTRKTTREIIDGQQRIRSIIEFTENRFSILPSHNAEFGKKFYNELSDEVKEKILHYNIGVEIIKLKDDAKIYEMFARLNTNNMALNKQELRNAQFTGEFKVFVYRKSSEFKSFLINNNTFKDKEFSRMIDVDFFNSLITHLLEGIVNDTASKFDKNYKQYDKVFERVDEIEERLNVIFYILNEIFVNPLFETKIYHRKNYLFTLFCALNFQISQIQHEDIIVCDDFSNQNIHNNINILVSKLMNFEAQLLHTLSEKEFLDENDISKYLNFEKYHKTRTTSVAERTERIKILCNVMCE; translated from the coding sequence ATGACAGATATAAAAGATACTAAAGCATACAGCATAAACGATTTCCTAAATTGGTATGACAATGACGAATTAATACTATCTCCAAAATATCAAAGAAATGCTGTTTGGGGAAATAATGCTAAATCCTATTTAATTGATACAATAATAAGAGGTTTTCCAATTCCTCAAATATTTTTAAGACAAAGTATTGATACAAATACAAGAAAAACTACAAGAGAAATAATTGATGGTCAACAAAGAATTAGAAGCATAATTGAATTTACTGAAAATAGATTTTCTATTTTACCTTCACATAATGCTGAATTTGGAAAGAAATTTTATAATGAATTATCAGATGAAGTAAAAGAAAAGATTTTACATTATAACATTGGAGTGGAAATTATTAAGCTTAAAGATGATGCGAAAATTTATGAAATGTTCGCAAGGCTTAATACAAATAATATGGCATTAAATAAACAAGAATTAAGAAACGCTCAATTTACAGGAGAATTTAAAGTTTTTGTTTATCGTAAATCTTCAGAATTTAAAAGTTTTCTAATAAACAATAATACTTTTAAGGATAAGGAATTTTCAAGAATGATTGATGTAGATTTTTTCAATTCTTTAATCACACATCTTTTGGAAGGAATTGTCAATGATACTGCATCTAAATTTGATAAAAACTATAAACAATATGACAAAGTATTTGAGCGAGTAGATGAAATAGAGGAAAGACTTAATGTTATATTTTATATTTTAAATGAAATCTTTGTAAATCCATTATTTGAAACTAAAATATATCATAGAAAGAATTACTTATTTACTCTTTTTTGTGCTTTAAACTTTCAAATTTCACAAATTCAACATGAAGATATTATAGTTTGTGATGATTTTTCAAATCAAAATATTCATAACAATATCAATATACTTGTTTCAAAACTTATGAATTTTGAAGCTCAATTACTACACACTCTTTCGGAAAAAGAATTTTTAGATGAAAATGATATTAGTAAATATTTAAACTTTGAAAAATATCACAAAACACGAACAACAAGCGTTGCAGAAAGAACCGAAAGAATAAAAATTTTGTGTAACGTAATGTGTGAATAA